A region of Arabidopsis thaliana chromosome 5, partial sequence DNA encodes the following proteins:
- a CDS encoding DCD (Development and Cell Death) domain protein — protein METEMDFSDGEQTNGNSHVTASQYFAPPGYNRSLVAAYGNGNTTIGLEKGIERRLDHHEQLPGYIFMCNGRTKTDCYRYRVFGIPRGGKDVVESIKPGMKLFLYDFEKRLLYGVYEATVGGRLDIEPEAFEGKYPAQVGFRIVMNCLPLTENTFKSAIYENYKGSKFKQELSPHQVMSLLSLFRSFTSPELDLLPHRLASRASAPRTLSFEERFIAATHLRNASSVLDPLSARHVEPRLGSVMAHQPVPRTSLLQHSYFRQDDYTTPPRESLSNLNQPYYPTEARQLRLLGDPSRSDSPRSEPPRSSIQDPQLKYLTILSNIRRYGSASDRLASENEYHPATPSEKDQFAVPYSDNKNYPSTLSGSEHPSASAANGSVYRSEFYNSASQKEGEASQQHEIPAGTYHHPEASTVSNTTKSMQPDMQAVSVAQSHTETAGYPTPAHGEASQPPAGAIGYTHQPQSVAAMGPTTQLHAGGYIQKPHEIGYSQQPHDAATGYSQQPHDAATGYSQQPHDAATGYSQQPHAASTGYSQQTYAAATGYTQQPHAAAAGYTQQPHAAATGYSQQPHAAATAHAQQPYAAATAHAQQLHAVATGYALQLHAAATGYAQQPHAAATGYALQPHAQAVEYTMQPHAQAVGYMPQYHAHAVVYSQQGVTQGSVPRAPGTTDCNAANQAYSATGDWNAVHQSYYPQTADATTTYYQTS, from the exons ATGGAGACGGAGATGGATTTCTCAGATGGTGAACAAACTAATGGTAATTCACATGTTACTGCCTCCCAATACTTTGCTCCTCCGGGTTATAATAGAAGTCTTGTGGCTGCTTATGGGAATGGAAACACAACCATTGGATTAGAAAAAGGAATAGAAAGGAGACTAGATCATCATGAGCAACTACCTGGTTATATCTTTATGTGTAATGGGAGAACGAAAACCGATTGCTACCGTTACCGTGTTTTCGGGATTCCAAGAGGAGGAAAAGACGTTGTTGAGAGTATAAAGCCAGGCATGAAGCTTTTCCTCTATGACTTTGAGAAGAGACTTCTTTATGGTGTGTATGAAGCTACTGTTGGTGGCAGGTTGGATATAGAACCTGAAGCTTTTGAAGGGAAATATCCAGCTCAA GTTGGATTTAGAATTGTCATGAACTGTTTACCCTTGACAGAAAACACTTTCAAGTCTGCTATCTATGAAAATTACAAAGGTTCCAAATTTAAGCAAGAACTTTCTCCTCACCAA GTTATGTCTCTGTTATCATTGTTTCGTTCATTTACGTCTCCAGAACTCGATTTGTTGCCTCATAGGTTGGCTTCCAGAGCTTCAGCACCTAGGACTCTATCGTTTGAGGAAAGGTTCATAGCGGCTACACATCTTAGAAATGCTTCATCGGTTTTAGATCCTCTGTCTGCTCGTCATGTAGAACCACGACTTGGCTCTGTTATGGCCCATCAGCCTGTTCCCCGCACATCTCTGCTTCAACATAGTTACTTTAGACAAGACGACTACACGACCCCACCTAGAGAAAGTCTGTCAAATTTGAATCAGCCTTATTATCCTACAGAAGCTCGGCAACTACGGTTGCTCGGAGACCCTTCTCGCTCAGATTCTCCTCGGTCCGAACCTCCGCGGTCATCTATTCAGGATCCTCAACTCAAATACCTCACCATTTTATCTAATATTCGGAG ATATGGATCTGCATCAGATCGCTTGGCCTCAGAAAATGAATATCATCCGGCAACACCATCAGAGAAGGACCAGTTTGCTGTACCTTATTCTGATAATAAAAATTACCCTTCGACTTTATCTGGGAGTGAGCATCCTTCTGCTTCTGCAGCTAATGGGAGTGTGTATAGAAGTGAGTTCTATAATTCAGCATCACAAAAGGAAGGGGAAGCTAGTCAGCAGCATGAGATCCCTGCTGGGACTTACCATCACCCAGAAGCATCAACAGTTTCCAATACTACAAAGTCCATGCAACCAGATATGCAGGCAGTTAGTGTTGCTCAATCTCATACCGAGACAGCTGGCTATCCTACACCGGCACATGGTGAAGCTTCACAACCACCTGCTGGAGCAATTGGTTACACACACCAACCTCAAAGTGTAGCGG CTATGGGGCCTACTACTCAACTCCATGCTGGTGGATATATTCAAAAACCTCATGAAATTGGGTACTCTCAGCAACCTCATGATGCGGCAACCGGGTACTCTCAGCAACCTCATGATGCAGCAACCGGGTACTCTCAGCAACCTCATGATGCAGCAACCGGGTACTCTCAGCAACCTCATGCCGCATCAACCGGGTACTCTCAGCAAACCTATGCTGCAGCAACCGGGTACACTCAGCAACCCCATGCGGCGGCAGCCGGGTACACTCAGCAACCCCATGCGGCGGCAACCGGGTATTCTCAGCAACCCCATGCTGCAGCTACCGCGCACGCTCAGCAACCCTATGCTGCAGCGACCGCGCACGCTCAGCAACTCCATGCTGTAGCTACTGGGTATGCTCTGCAACTCCATGCTGCAGCTACCGGGTACGCTCAGCAACCCCATGCTGCCGCAACTGGGTATGCTTTGCAACCACATGCTCAAGCTGTTGAATACACAATGCAACCACATGCTCAAGCTGTTGGCTACATGCCGCAATACCATGCTCACGCTGTTGTATACAGTCAACAAGGTGTGACGCAAGGTTCTGTACCAAGGGCTCCTGGGACAACTGATTGTAATGCTGCAAACCAGGCATATTCTGCAACAGGAGATTGGAATGCAGTGCATCAGTCTTATTACCCTCAGACAGCAGATGCAACCACAACGTATTATCAAACATCTTAA
- a CDS encoding DCD (Development and Cell Death) domain protein (DCD (Development and Cell Death) domain protein; CONTAINS InterPro DOMAIN/s: Development/cell death domain (InterPro:IPR013989), Kelch related (InterPro:IPR013089); BEST Arabidopsis thaliana protein match is: DCD (Development and Cell Death) domain protein (TAIR:AT2G32910.1); Has 35333 Blast hits to 34131 proteins in 2444 species: Archae - 798; Bacteria - 22429; Metazoa - 974; Fungi - 991; Plants - 531; Viruses - 0; Other Eukaryotes - 9610 (source: NCBI BLink).): MAEAMETEMDFSDGEQTNGNSHVTASQYFAPPGYNRSLVAAYGNGNTTIGLEKGIERRLDHHEQLPGYIFMCNGRTKTDCYRYRVFGIPRGGKDVVESIKPGMKLFLYDFEKRLLYGVYEATVGGRLDIEPEAFEGKYPAQVGFRIVMNCLPLTENTFKSAIYENYKGSKFKQELSPHQVMSLLSLFRSFTSPELDLLPHRLASRASAPRTLSFEERFIAATHLRNASSVLDPLSARHVEPRLGSVMAHQPVPRTSLLQHSYFRQDDYTTPPRESLSNLNQPYYPTEARQLRLLGDPSRSDSPRSEPPRSSIQDPQLKYLTILSNIRRYGSASDRLASENEYHPATPSEKDQFAVPYSDNKNYPSTLSGSEHPSASAANGSVYRSEFYNSASQKEGEASQQHEIPAGTYHHPEASTVSNTTKSMQPDMQAVSVAQSHTETAGYPTPAHGEASQPPAGAIGYTHQPQSVAGNYSTHSQPGNVEESTQSYAGTDSYSQQQYYAAMGPTTQLHAGGYIQKPHEIGYSQQPHDAATGYSQQPHDAATGYSQQPHDAATGYSQQPHAASTGYSQQTYAAATGYTQQPHAAAAGYTQQPHAAATGYSQQPHAAATAHAQQPYAAATAHAQQLHAVATGYALQLHAAATGYAQQPHAAATGYALQPHAQAVEYTMQPHAQAVGYMPQYHAHAVVYSQQGVTQGSVPRAPGTTDCNAANQAYSATGDWNAVHQSYYPQTADATTTYYQTS, encoded by the exons ATGGCAGAAGCGATGGAGACGGAGATGGATTTCTCAGATGGTGAACAAACTAATGGTAATTCACATGTTACTGCCTCCCAATACTTTGCTCCTCCGGGTTATAATAGAAGTCTTGTGGCTGCTTATGGGAATGGAAACACAACCATTGGATTAGAAAAAGGAATAGAAAGGAGACTAGATCATCATGAGCAACTACCTGGTTATATCTTTATGTGTAATGGGAGAACGAAAACCGATTGCTACCGTTACCGTGTTTTCGGGATTCCAAGAGGAGGAAAAGACGTTGTTGAGAGTATAAAGCCAGGCATGAAGCTTTTCCTCTATGACTTTGAGAAGAGACTTCTTTATGGTGTGTATGAAGCTACTGTTGGTGGCAGGTTGGATATAGAACCTGAAGCTTTTGAAGGGAAATATCCAGCTCAA GTTGGATTTAGAATTGTCATGAACTGTTTACCCTTGACAGAAAACACTTTCAAGTCTGCTATCTATGAAAATTACAAAGGTTCCAAATTTAAGCAAGAACTTTCTCCTCACCAA GTTATGTCTCTGTTATCATTGTTTCGTTCATTTACGTCTCCAGAACTCGATTTGTTGCCTCATAGGTTGGCTTCCAGAGCTTCAGCACCTAGGACTCTATCGTTTGAGGAAAGGTTCATAGCGGCTACACATCTTAGAAATGCTTCATCGGTTTTAGATCCTCTGTCTGCTCGTCATGTAGAACCACGACTTGGCTCTGTTATGGCCCATCAGCCTGTTCCCCGCACATCTCTGCTTCAACATAGTTACTTTAGACAAGACGACTACACGACCCCACCTAGAGAAAGTCTGTCAAATTTGAATCAGCCTTATTATCCTACAGAAGCTCGGCAACTACGGTTGCTCGGAGACCCTTCTCGCTCAGATTCTCCTCGGTCCGAACCTCCGCGGTCATCTATTCAGGATCCTCAACTCAAATACCTCACCATTTTATCTAATATTCGGAG ATATGGATCTGCATCAGATCGCTTGGCCTCAGAAAATGAATATCATCCGGCAACACCATCAGAGAAGGACCAGTTTGCTGTACCTTATTCTGATAATAAAAATTACCCTTCGACTTTATCTGGGAGTGAGCATCCTTCTGCTTCTGCAGCTAATGGGAGTGTGTATAGAAGTGAGTTCTATAATTCAGCATCACAAAAGGAAGGGGAAGCTAGTCAGCAGCATGAGATCCCTGCTGGGACTTACCATCACCCAGAAGCATCAACAGTTTCCAATACTACAAAGTCCATGCAACCAGATATGCAGGCAGTTAGTGTTGCTCAATCTCATACCGAGACAGCTGGCTATCCTACACCGGCACATGGTGAAGCTTCACAACCACCTGCTGGAGCAATTGGTTACACACACCAACCTCAAAGTGTAGCGGGTAATTATAGCACGCATTCACAGCCTGGGAATGTGGAAGAAAGTACACAATCATATGCTGGAACAGATAGTTACTCACAACAGCAATATTATGCAGCTATGGGGCCTACTACTCAACTCCATGCTGGTGGATATATTCAAAAACCTCATGAAATTGGGTACTCTCAGCAACCTCATGATGCGGCAACCGGGTACTCTCAGCAACCTCATGATGCAGCAACCGGGTACTCTCAGCAACCTCATGATGCAGCAACCGGGTACTCTCAGCAACCTCATGCCGCATCAACCGGGTACTCTCAGCAAACCTATGCTGCAGCAACCGGGTACACTCAGCAACCCCATGCGGCGGCAGCCGGGTACACTCAGCAACCCCATGCGGCGGCAACCGGGTATTCTCAGCAACCCCATGCTGCAGCTACCGCGCACGCTCAGCAACCCTATGCTGCAGCGACCGCGCACGCTCAGCAACTCCATGCTGTAGCTACTGGGTATGCTCTGCAACTCCATGCTGCAGCTACCGGGTACGCTCAGCAACCCCATGCTGCCGCAACTGGGTATGCTTTGCAACCACATGCTCAAGCTGTTGAATACACAATGCAACCACATGCTCAAGCTGTTGGCTACATGCCGCAATACCATGCTCACGCTGTTGTATACAGTCAACAAGGTGTGACGCAAGGTTCTGTACCAAGGGCTCCTGGGACAACTGATTGTAATGCTGCAAACCAGGCATATTCTGCAACAGGAGATTGGAATGCAGTGCATCAGTCTTATTACCCTCAGACAGCAGATGCAACCACAACGTATTATCAAACATCTTAA
- a CDS encoding DCD (Development and Cell Death) domain protein (DCD (Development and Cell Death) domain protein; CONTAINS InterPro DOMAIN/s: Development/cell death domain (InterPro:IPR013989), Kelch related (InterPro:IPR013089); BEST Arabidopsis thaliana protein match is: DCD (Development and Cell Death) domain protein (TAIR:AT2G32910.1); Has 35333 Blast hits to 34131 proteins in 2444 species: Archae - 798; Bacteria - 22429; Metazoa - 974; Fungi - 991; Plants - 531; Viruses - 0; Other Eukaryotes - 9610 (source: NCBI BLink).) has product METEMDFSDGEQTNGNSHVTASQYFAPPGYNRSLVAAYGNGNTTIGLEKGIERRLDHHEQLPGYIFMCNGRTKTDCYRYRVFGIPRGGKDVVESIKPGMKLFLYDFEKRLLYGVYEATVGGRLDIEPEAFEGKYPAQVGFRIVMNCLPLTENTFKSAIYENYKGSKFKQELSPHQVMSLLSLFRSFTSPELDLLPHRLASRASAPRTLSFEERFIAATHLRNASSVLDPLSARHVEPRLGSVMAHQPVPRTSLLQHSYFRQDDYTTPPRESLSNLNQPYYPTEARQLRLLGDPSRSDSPRSEPPRSSIQDPQLKYLTILSNIRRYGSASDRLASENEYHPATPSEKDQFAVPYSDNKNYPSTLSGSEHPSASAANGSVYRSEFYNSASQKEGEASQQHEIPAGTYHHPEASTVSNTTKSMQPDMQAVSVAQSHTETAGYPTPAHGEASQPPAGAIGYTHQPQSVAGNYSTHSQPGNVEESTQSYAGTDSYSQQQYYAAMGPTTQLHAGGYIQKPHEIGYSQQPHDAATGYSQQPHDAATGYSQQPHDAATGYSQQPHAASTGYSQQTYAAATGYTQQPHAAAAGYTQQPHAAATGYSQQPHAAATAHAQQPYAAATAHAQQLHAVATGYALQLHAAATGYAQQPHAAATGYALQPHAQAVEYTMQPHAQAVGYMPQYHAHAVVYSQQGVTQGSVPRAPGTTDCNAANQAYSATGDWNAVHQSYYPQTADATTTYYQTS; this is encoded by the exons ATGGAGACGGAGATGGATTTCTCAGATGGTGAACAAACTAATGGTAATTCACATGTTACTGCCTCCCAATACTTTGCTCCTCCGGGTTATAATAGAAGTCTTGTGGCTGCTTATGGGAATGGAAACACAACCATTGGATTAGAAAAAGGAATAGAAAGGAGACTAGATCATCATGAGCAACTACCTGGTTATATCTTTATGTGTAATGGGAGAACGAAAACCGATTGCTACCGTTACCGTGTTTTCGGGATTCCAAGAGGAGGAAAAGACGTTGTTGAGAGTATAAAGCCAGGCATGAAGCTTTTCCTCTATGACTTTGAGAAGAGACTTCTTTATGGTGTGTATGAAGCTACTGTTGGTGGCAGGTTGGATATAGAACCTGAAGCTTTTGAAGGGAAATATCCAGCTCAA GTTGGATTTAGAATTGTCATGAACTGTTTACCCTTGACAGAAAACACTTTCAAGTCTGCTATCTATGAAAATTACAAAGGTTCCAAATTTAAGCAAGAACTTTCTCCTCACCAA GTTATGTCTCTGTTATCATTGTTTCGTTCATTTACGTCTCCAGAACTCGATTTGTTGCCTCATAGGTTGGCTTCCAGAGCTTCAGCACCTAGGACTCTATCGTTTGAGGAAAGGTTCATAGCGGCTACACATCTTAGAAATGCTTCATCGGTTTTAGATCCTCTGTCTGCTCGTCATGTAGAACCACGACTTGGCTCTGTTATGGCCCATCAGCCTGTTCCCCGCACATCTCTGCTTCAACATAGTTACTTTAGACAAGACGACTACACGACCCCACCTAGAGAAAGTCTGTCAAATTTGAATCAGCCTTATTATCCTACAGAAGCTCGGCAACTACGGTTGCTCGGAGACCCTTCTCGCTCAGATTCTCCTCGGTCCGAACCTCCGCGGTCATCTATTCAGGATCCTCAACTCAAATACCTCACCATTTTATCTAATATTCGGAG ATATGGATCTGCATCAGATCGCTTGGCCTCAGAAAATGAATATCATCCGGCAACACCATCAGAGAAGGACCAGTTTGCTGTACCTTATTCTGATAATAAAAATTACCCTTCGACTTTATCTGGGAGTGAGCATCCTTCTGCTTCTGCAGCTAATGGGAGTGTGTATAGAAGTGAGTTCTATAATTCAGCATCACAAAAGGAAGGGGAAGCTAGTCAGCAGCATGAGATCCCTGCTGGGACTTACCATCACCCAGAAGCATCAACAGTTTCCAATACTACAAAGTCCATGCAACCAGATATGCAGGCAGTTAGTGTTGCTCAATCTCATACCGAGACAGCTGGCTATCCTACACCGGCACATGGTGAAGCTTCACAACCACCTGCTGGAGCAATTGGTTACACACACCAACCTCAAAGTGTAGCGGGTAATTATAGCACGCATTCACAGCCTGGGAATGTGGAAGAAAGTACACAATCATATGCTGGAACAGATAGTTACTCACAACAGCAATATTATGCAGCTATGGGGCCTACTACTCAACTCCATGCTGGTGGATATATTCAAAAACCTCATGAAATTGGGTACTCTCAGCAACCTCATGATGCGGCAACCGGGTACTCTCAGCAACCTCATGATGCAGCAACCGGGTACTCTCAGCAACCTCATGATGCAGCAACCGGGTACTCTCAGCAACCTCATGCCGCATCAACCGGGTACTCTCAGCAAACCTATGCTGCAGCAACCGGGTACACTCAGCAACCCCATGCGGCGGCAGCCGGGTACACTCAGCAACCCCATGCGGCGGCAACCGGGTATTCTCAGCAACCCCATGCTGCAGCTACCGCGCACGCTCAGCAACCCTATGCTGCAGCGACCGCGCACGCTCAGCAACTCCATGCTGTAGCTACTGGGTATGCTCTGCAACTCCATGCTGCAGCTACCGGGTACGCTCAGCAACCCCATGCTGCCGCAACTGGGTATGCTTTGCAACCACATGCTCAAGCTGTTGAATACACAATGCAACCACATGCTCAAGCTGTTGGCTACATGCCGCAATACCATGCTCACGCTGTTGTATACAGTCAACAAGGTGTGACGCAAGGTTCTGTACCAAGGGCTCCTGGGACAACTGATTGTAATGCTGCAAACCAGGCATATTCTGCAACAGGAGATTGGAATGCAGTGCATCAGTCTTATTACCCTCAGACAGCAGATGCAACCACAACGTATTATCAAACATCTTAA
- a CDS encoding FLX-like protein, whose product MSSRERIGSNHHSRVSQVQAAEIDRLSNDNRKLASSYVALKEDLTVADREVQGLRAHIRKTETDHEIQIRSTLEKIAKMEGMVKNRENIRREVQSAHIEAHRLAREREELASKVKLGMKDLKKVCLEAESLEASSQELERLKEEHQRLRKEFEEEKSGNVEKLAQLKGMERKIIGAVKAIEKLRSEISTARNKAVEN is encoded by the exons ATGTCTTCAAGGGAGAGGATAGGTTCAAATCATCATAGCCGAGTTAGCCAAG TTCAAGCTGCTGAGATAGACCGGCTCTCTAATGACAACCGAAAACTAGCTTCAAGCTACGTAGCTCTCAAGGAAGACTTAACCGTGGCTGACCGCGAAGTCCAGGGGCTAAGAGCTCACATCAGAAAGACGGAAACAGACCACGAGATTCAGATCCGATCGACTCTTGAGAAAATAGCGAAAATGGAGGGTATGGTCAAGAATCGAGAGAATATAAGGAGGGAAGTGCAATCAGCTCACATTGAGGCTCATAGATTGGCGAGAGAACGTGAGGAGCTTGCTTCAAAGGTGAAGTTGGGAatgaaagatttgaagaaggTTTGTCTTGAGGCAGAGAGTTTAGAGGCGTCGAGTCAAGAGCTTGAGCGGTTGAAAGAGGAGCATCAGAGATTACG GAAAGAGTtcgaggaagagaagagtggGAACGTAGAGAAACTTGCGCAATTGAAAGGGATGGAGAGGAAGATAATTGGAGCGGTTAAAGCGATTGAGAAGCTGCGAAGTGAGATCTCAACCGCAAGGAACAAAGCTGTCGAGAATTGA
- a CDS encoding FLX-like protein (unknown protein; INVOLVED IN: biological_process unknown; LOCATED IN: chloroplast; EXPRESSED IN: 6 plant structures; EXPRESSED DURING: 4 anthesis, F mature embryo stage, petal differentiation and expansion stage, E expanded cotyledon stage, D bilateral stage; BEST Arabidopsis thaliana protein match is: unknown protein (TAIR:AT1G67170.1); Has 30201 Blast hits to 17322 proteins in 780 species: Archae - 12; Bacteria - 1396; Metazoa - 17338; Fungi - 3422; Plants - 5037; Viruses - 0; Other Eukaryotes - 2996 (source: NCBI BLink).), which produces MSSRERIGSNHHSRVSQGMSTSGSSSSRHHDTISSTSDPRHLRDHQISLSDILENKIAVQAAEIDRLSNDNRKLASSYVALKEDLTVADREVQGLRAHIRKTETDHEIQIRSTLEKIAKMEGMVKNRENIRREVQSAHIEAHRLAREREELASKVKLGMKDLKKVCLEAESLEASSQELERLKEEHQRLRKEFEEEKSGNVEKLAQLKGMERKIIGAVKAIEKLRSEISTARNKAVEN; this is translated from the exons ATGTCTTCAAGGGAGAGGATAGGTTCAAATCATCATAGCCGAGTTAGCCAAGGTATGTCAACTAGTGGATCATCATCGTCGAGGCACCACGATACCATTTCTTCGACTTCGGATCCTCGTCATCTTCGAGACCACCAGATTTCACTTTCTGATATTCTAGAAAACAAGATTGCAGTTCAAGCTGCTGAGATAGACCGGCTCTCTAATGACAACCGAAAACTAGCTTCAAGCTACGTAGCTCTCAAGGAAGACTTAACCGTGGCTGACCGCGAAGTCCAGGGGCTAAGAGCTCACATCAGAAAGACGGAAACAGACCACGAGATTCAGATCCGATCGACTCTTGAGAAAATAGCGAAAATGGAGGGTATGGTCAAGAATCGAGAGAATATAAGGAGGGAAGTGCAATCAGCTCACATTGAGGCTCATAGATTGGCGAGAGAACGTGAGGAGCTTGCTTCAAAGGTGAAGTTGGGAatgaaagatttgaagaaggTTTGTCTTGAGGCAGAGAGTTTAGAGGCGTCGAGTCAAGAGCTTGAGCGGTTGAAAGAGGAGCATCAGAGATTACG GAAAGAGTtcgaggaagagaagagtggGAACGTAGAGAAACTTGCGCAATTGAAAGGGATGGAGAGGAAGATAATTGGAGCGGTTAAAGCGATTGAGAAGCTGCGAAGTGAGATCTCAACCGCAAGGAACAAAGCTGTCGAGAATTGA
- the APO3 gene encoding APO RNA-binding protein (DUF794) (ACCUMULATION OF PHOTOSYSTEM ONE 3 (APO3); INVOLVED IN: biological_process unknown; LOCATED IN: endomembrane system; EXPRESSED IN: 19 plant structures; EXPRESSED DURING: 8 growth stages; CONTAINS InterPro DOMAIN/s: Protein of unknown function DUF794, plant (InterPro:IPR008512); BEST Arabidopsis thaliana protein match is: Arabidopsis thaliana protein of unknown function (DUF794) (TAIR:AT1G64810.2); Has 30201 Blast hits to 17322 proteins in 780 species: Archae - 12; Bacteria - 1396; Metazoa - 17338; Fungi - 3422; Plants - 5037; Viruses - 0; Other Eukaryotes - 2996 (source: NCBI BLink).) produces MQRRKLVEISIFVIRKSNFSSSIKSLTNLDVDVSVDNDEDPLYADVPKPPKDKSERKPYPTPMKELIRRAKEEKQLRKLQPCRVLEDPPDNGLLVPELVDVAHCVHRCRNMLLSGLSKIIHHVPVHRCRLCAEVHIGKQGHEIRTCTGPGSGSRSATHVWKRGRVSDVVLFPKCFHLYDRAVKPRVIHDERFTVPKISAVLELCIQAGVDLEKFPSKRRSKPVYSIEGRIVDFEDVNDGNSELAVTSTTTLIQEDDRCKEEKKSLKELSFETMESWFEMVLGVRKLMERYRVWTCGYCPEIQVGPKGHKVRMCKATKHQMRDGMHAWQEATIDDVVGPTYVWHVRDPTDGSVLDNSLKRFYGKAPAVIEMCVQGGAPVPDQYNSMMRLDVVYPQRDEVDLVA; encoded by the exons atgcagagAAGAAAGCTAGTAGAAATCTCCATCTTCGTAATCAGAAAATCTAATTTTTCATCTTCCATTAAATCTCTAACCAATCTCGACGTCGACGTTTCAGTTGATAATGATGAAGATCCTCTTTACGCCGACGTACCTAAACCTCCGAAGGATAAATCGGAGAGGAAACCGTATCCGACTCCGATGAAGGAGTTGATTCGTCGTGCGAAAGAGGAGAAACAACTGAGAAAATTACAACCATGTCGAGTTCTCGAAGATCCACCGGATAATGGTTTACTTGTGCCGGAACTTGTCGACGTGGCTCACTGTGTTCACCGATGCCGTAACATGTTGCTCTCTGGCCTCTCTAAAATCATTCATCATGTTCCTGTTCATCGTTGCAG ATTGTGCGCTGAGGTTCATATTGGCAAGCAAGGTCATGAAATCAGGACTTGCACTGGTCCCGGGAGTGGTTCAAGAAGTGCGACTCATGTTTGGAAAAGAGGAAGAGTGAGTGATGTTGTGTTGTTCCCAAAATGTTTTCACCTCTATGACCGTGCTGTGAAACCGAGAGTTATACATGATGAGAGATTTACTGTCCCTAAAATCTCTGCGGTTCTTGAGCTATGCATACAGGCTGGTGTAGACCTCGAGAAATTCCCATCCAAGCGAAGATCGAAACCTGTGTACAGCATCGAAGGACGGATTGTGGATTTTGAGGACGTCAACGATGGAAATTCAGAATTGGCAGTTACTTCTACTACTACACTTATACAAGAAGATGATCGTtgcaaggaagagaagaagagcttgaagGAATTAAGCTTCGAGACGATGGAGTCATGGTTTGAAATGGTTTTAGGGGTCAGGAAACTGATGGAGAGATACAGAGTGTGGACTTGTGGGTATTGTCCAGAGATTCAGGTGGGTCCAAAGGGACACAAAGTAAGGATGTGTAAAGCCACAAAGCATCAGATGCGAGACGGAATGCATGCCTGGCAAGAAGCGACTATTGATGATGTGGTCGGTCCAACCTATGTGTGGCATGTTCGGGATCCTACTGATGGTTCTGTTCTTGATAATAGCTTGAAGAGGTTTTACGGGAAGGCTCCTGCGGTTATAGAGATGTGTGTGCAAGGTGGTGCACCGGTACCTGATCAGTACAACAGTATGATGAGGCTCGATGTAGTTTACCCTCAACGCGATGAGGTCGATCTAGTCGCTTGA